The following nucleotide sequence is from Silurus meridionalis isolate SWU-2019-XX chromosome 5, ASM1480568v1, whole genome shotgun sequence.
AGAAATAGAAGTTTACTTAAAATGCCCTCAGGACACATGTCCACCAGAGACAGTGTTCAAAAAGTCATTCCGGTGTACAAAATTGGCCTCGAAGATTGTTGTCTGAGAGTTTCACAAGCAATAAGCAttaatcttttgtttttgtatgatattaataatataattctttataatattttataatataaatcttttttttataaatacatgccCAAATGCCATACTACAAACAACCAGATAAATGTTAAACTATGTATTACAGCACATAAATGACATCACCCAGGAACTAAGTATAAGCTGAGCTAGATATTTATGGAAAAATATTGatatagatttttcttttattactttACTCTCTCTGGTGCAAAACTAAAACAAGGTTTTCATGCCATCAATCATGCCGTGGCTGACAGACAGCATCTGTGGCAAGAGGaaaattgtgtatatttaatgtCTAAAATCTTCCTTTAAATCTTACTGACTTGGGTTGTTTGGTTGCAGACATGCCAGGCTCCAGAACACGATATTGATCCATTATCTTCTCCACCAGTTTCTGCTTCTCTCTGCGTAGCTCGTTCAGTTTATCGCTGTAAGACAATAAGgcagaggaagagggagagatGTTATGTGCTCCATTTGCTCTATAATACgcaatttgaaagaaaaagacaataaTAAAGATGGAAatatgcgtgcgtgtgtgtgtgtgtgtgtgtatgtaatactCACAGGTATTCTCTCTGCTGGTTGTGGTGCTGATCTCGGCTCTCCAGGCTGCGCTCCAGAAGGGCTCGGTTCTCTTTGGCTAGACTCTGGTTCTGCTCTACCAGGTGCCTGTTTTCCTCCTCCATATTCCCTTTCAACTGAGTAAGAAGCtaaaagcaaaacacacacacacacacattaaaaaaaaaaggtggctGAACATAATTATTACCATAATGTGCATAATGTCCTGGTGTTATTAACATAATGCATGCTATAATCCAGGTGTCACAATATTGTGGCATTCTTAATGTTGCTCTTCTTCACATCTGTCATGACTATTCATTACAAAAAGCATTAGCACTTTAAAAAGAACTCTTCCAGGGTGTTAAAACAGCTAAAtatacagtttttcttttttgcactcaTAGTTTGTAATCATCTGGCAGCATCAGTGTGTGTTGCTTTGCTGGACCTGGTGCTGACTGTTGAGGCGGACATTGTTGAGGTCAAGTTGTTGGTTCTGTTCTTTGAGCATGTTGAGTTCTCCCTCCAGTTTGGTTCGCTCTATCTGGGCCGTGCTCATTTCACTACGCAGAACAGAAACCTGGGCCAGTAACTCCGACTGCACCTGGACCCACTCCTTTTGCTGGTTCACATACCTGCGTATCAGTCAAGTCAGTTGAGCAAACTGTCAGTCTAAGGAATAATCACTCAGTCTTAATGTATTTGTAGTTTTTCCAAAGCATACAATGtcattttaaatcacatttcCAACAAATATCAAGACCGGGCAAAACTATTATCACTTAACTAAATAATGGATGAATATCGGTTAATTAGCACTATTGAAATGACATCCTACGCGCTGATAATAGGCGTACCacaacttcatttaaaaacctcAAAACTCAGAGATCTCACAATACAGGTGTTAATTACTTTGTTAAAGTGACAGTGTGTAGGATTTTAGtgaacaatgaaagaaaaaccttTGCTTAATCAGGGGaggaaaaacagacacacatggAATGGTATTAGAATGAATCTATGATTAGAATGAATCCGAGCATTCAGCTATATTGGCACCTTATGTAAATGTTATATGCAAATGAGCACCCcaattttataatatacattaaaCGATAGTAAACACACCCTAATTCATGTATGAGATGCGATAATCATCCAGTAAATGGAAAGTTGGTACACTTCAGATATCAAGGATTCAAGAAAAGAATTCGATCATATGggaggaaaaatatatatttaagtcGAGCTGAGTTAGAGCTGCTTCtggctgaaaagaaaaatatttgaacCCAGGAAAATAGAGAGAAGCTGCAATAATCAGATTCAGAGACACTCTGAGGCATGCGGAAAACTTGCACATTCAGTCTACAAATCTGTATCACTAACGCTGTGATGGCGCATAACAAACAGAAGGCTTTCCCTTTCAGCAAGGCCTTGTGATTTATCTATCGAGCTAGGGCTGGCTCACAAATATCAGATTGCACTGTGTACTGATCAAATATGTGAAAGCGAACTGTTAGACCACAGCACCTGCATAGAAGGAGAAATGTATCAAAGTTTCTGTGGGCCGTGTGTGAAATTTTGAGATTGTTTGTTATTTGTTCCAGCAGCTTTTaccatttcatatattttatttaaccattTTTAATATCAACTAAAATTTTTTAACTTACACTATTGCCAATAATCCAAAAATGGCGGCGCAAAAAATCTGTGATTTAGTCCTGCACGGTTGTCTAAAGGCCAAATCATGCATCAATCAAGCTATGCAACACAAAATCATATAGAAACTAGGCCATGACTCACATTAAACTGTGCATTTCTCTGACTTACTCGTCTgagtttttggttttgtctgtGGGTGtctgcatcacttcctgtctttATCTACacctgaaaatgaaataaagaacagaaaTGGAAGAACAGAATTTTAGACTTGCCTCTCATTCTCCATTCTCAGCCTTTccagctctttctctcttacagtCTGCTCCTGTACGGCCctctccattctctctctctctgcttgtATCTCTTCCTCAGCCTCCTCCAGCTTAGCTTTGCTCTTCATCAGCTCTTTATGCCTGGAGATAAATGGTGCAAACAAAATGGACATATTTTTTGAGCAATATTGCATATTAAAAGCAAAGTGACATCAAAGCGAAGAGGAACAACTTGGCGGGATGTGTTTCAAGTATTTCTTTAAGTAATAAATTTTAGGAAGATCCACATAGGGATGtgttattgatatatatatatatatatatatatatatagaagaaCGCAATAGTCAGGACGCTTCAGATGCTGGAAGTTGCGGTTTGTTGCAGTGGAAAAACTTAAGTGTCCTGCAGAGAGCCATGACtgcaaccccactgaacaccttagGGATGAACTGGAAAGCTGACTTTGCACCTGGTCAACTGACCTATCATCAGTGCCTGGGTGTATGGGTATGGGTCACAGAATATTTCCCCATGGTGTCATGAATCTTACCTGGCCTCTAGTTCTCTGTATTGAGCCTCTAAACCTCGACCGCTGCTCTTTAGCTGACTGTGTTTGGCCAGTAGCTcttccagctctgcctcctgcctctGCTGTAAAGCTGTCAGCCTCTCATGGTCCCGTCTCAATGATTCGCAACGCACTGCTGattcttctttctccttctgccaCACCTTAGAATCAGCCTCTAGAGTAGCGCAGCGCACCTCGATCTCTCTGCACCGTGCCAACACAGAGGCATTTTGGGAGCTTAAAGAAGTCTGCTCCACCTAAGTAAGAAAGACAAACCGATAGCAAAAGAATATTACATTAATAGTTTATGCCACAGTTCTGTCGAATTCAAGCTTGTTAATTGATTTTCTGCAACAGAAGCTCTGCTAGTAGTGCAGGCAGTAATTCCAGTTTATATTCATGCACTCACTCAGTCATGTGAGCTGTAATAAAGAATTCAAAAGGATTTGCCTGAAAGACACTAATCATAAACTAAGCCTAatataaaatggtttaaaaCATCTTAATTGACAAAGTTTTTTGTCAAGGTGTGTGTGGCAGTCAGCAAGCTTTCCATCACAGTGGAATCCTACAATCTACTATTTAACTATTAACTATTTCTAACTGTAAAAATGCTAACAAGAACCAAATTAACTTGTAGTACCTCAATCTTAAATCTATTTTGAAAAAAGCAACTGAaactaaaaactttctttctttcggcttctcccattaggggtcgccacagcggatcatccgcatgtttgatttggcacgtttttacgctggatgcccttcctaatgcaaccctccccatttatccgggcttgggaccggcactaagagtggctggggttggttccctgaccggggatcgaatccgggccgcagcggtgagagcgccgcatcctaaccactagaccacccgggaccgaaaaaaaaagcaactgaaATTATACAGAAAAACAAGTATAATGTGTCAatcaatgataaataaatgtacttgGTATTGATTCCATATTTCCTTTCAGAAAATGTGAGATCAGTTCCAAAATTGTCATCAAAGTAAGTGAACTTTTTTCCAAATTTGTTATCTTGCAATATTTTGACCTTGGTTCCAAAATTAGCTTGAATGAGATCACAAAAGTGCTTCAATCTTTATAAATACAGTCACACTTTTGGAAGTCCACATGTCTTATCCAGCAATCACAAGCACTCAAGAAACAAGATGGCACTGAAACAAATGACaagtttttaattaataagTAAGTATTACAATTATAAATCAATTTCAAGGTTAAGGTTAAGGCCCATTACTGTCCACAAGCACAATATaccttttgtattattataattattaacgTTTATGTAAGATAACACAGTTATCTTACAGGTCATATCACAGTTATTAAGATATACCAGTCGCGTGTGAAATAGGGGAGTGTATAGTTCAACAAGCAGCAGGAAAAGTGTGCATCCCAAGTCATCCAtggcatgggagcattttatattaaacttaaCAAATAAGACTAACCCACAAGTTATACAAAGTTGAGCTTGTGTGAGATGGAAGTACCatagtgatgcacgagcacgtgaaaaaaaacacactgttgTCACggaaggcgaaacatcagcactgTAAGTAAAAagtgtataatcctcatcatgtgcaAATGGTGCAGTTTAATGAAGCGCAATTGTGTAAAgtgtttgtttgctaacttcaggacagtcgcactggatctgttctgtcatgactcacgagcatcaggttgcgcaatcagctcgcgagcgacatagtgatggattcaattaaaatggtgcgaaacaaacactaaatctaaaagcagcaaataacagcagcagtaaacgatcacattttagtcactgttgtggttttcagtgaatgattatgcatttgtacaccaatgcatattttcttccttttttttaaaaaacaagccAGTTcacttgctgcgtttctccgttccattcactttttatagcatttgtaacagtaacagtaacttatcagttttcaaacgtgatttactgagGCTTTActcaatttgtatttttatacttaatttgtatatttaatttatgcatgtatcatttaattaatatacaaaattaaaCTGATTATGTATTCTTAATGCTTATATCtttacaactgaacaaaatgtctgtgattttttttttcaacaaaaattgtcaaaacaatgttgttttttaatctgataaatcgaataaaaataatattcgtctgattaatcaattatcaaaataatcgttagttgcagtgATGCATACCctcttttaaaaacaaagtaatagctggcaaaaaaattatataacacTTTTCTATTCTGATTAGTGTCCTGTTAAGGAGATGTGATGGGGTCATGATAGGTTTGTGATGGGAACTTAATAGGAATGCATTGGAGACATGTTGGGGCCATGATGGGGATTTGATGAGGGCATAATAGAGACGTGATGGGGACATGACTGCCACCACACTGGTAGCTGTCACACTGAGTATGTTTGGCAtccgaagaaaaaaaaaaagctattaattacacacacacataagcaccTGTAGTTTGGTGTTAAGGTCCTGCAGTTTAGAGCAGCTCTCCTGCAGGCTGATAGAGTGACGTTGCAGCGAGTCCAGCTGTTCTCGCAGATGAGTACAGACTGTCTGTGACTGCGCCAGTTGTGACAGCAATGTCTGCCGTTCCTGCTGCAGCATGGCATTCTGGAATACAACAAAAGGGGCACATCATCGGAAAAATCCTAATATGATATTATTGTTGCTGTGGTAGAGTTTTATAGATTGGCTAATACAACAAACATTAGCTCAATAAACTGTAggtttctcatatatatatatatatacgtttatAGGGACAGTAATCTGATAATGGGAAATGTGCACAAGTCTCTTAGTAATACaatttgttttgaaataaatgCTGTCTGAAAAGATCTTTATGAGATAATACATTGTACTTTAATGTTTATATGATCACTGAAAATGTGGTCATTGCTGAAATCAAATAAAgattatattattagtagtataaacacttttacaatcataaacacacatgtacaaacCTCTTTCTCCATACTGAGCAGTTTCACACTTGCATGGTGCTGGCTCTCACTGTTAATTTTAGGACTCTGTTTTTTATTGTCTTCTAGGGATTGTGTGTCCTCAGAGGAAGCGACAATAGCAGCATTTTCTGACGTCTGGCTTTCTGCAATCCGATCCTTAGAGCTGATATGTGGATCCTCTTGATTTTCTCTCTGCATTGGACTTTGTCTGTTTGATTTTGAATCTTCAGCAACCTCAGTGCCTGAATTGCAGGAAAAGGCAGCGACCTCTGACACCACTCTGGCATGCTCAGTTTGCAACTGTGTGAGTTGTGAGTTGGCCATTTTAAGCTTGCCGTCCAATTCTTCAAGTGACTGGTTTAACTCAGCAACCTGAGTGGTCAGCTTCTGAGATTGTACTCTCTCGCTGGCTAACTCctaaaagggaaaagaaataaGTTCGatctaaaaaaacattctatttCTACACCCATAGcaacacaccacaaacatgagtaaaatatttgaaatgagaAATATCTCGGAcctgtgttagagaagtgatcTGTGTGCTGTTTTCAGCATTTTGTGCATTCATTTGTTGGTTCTCTTTTTGTAGTTCCTCTAGTTGAACCACGGTCTCTTTAAGCTCTTTAAGTTCCTGACACACCCGTCTAAAGAAATATGGGATGAGGAGAAACTTGTAACTGCGTTTTTGTCATACAGTGGTGCGATAAAACGTTATATATAAAACTTGTTAATGAACATAGCACACAATTTACTACCTATGAGGCAAAATGCAAATGCTTGAAAACAAGTCATTCTCAGTCACCCTTGTGAGACAGAGCAGAGAGCCACTGTTATGGCTGGGAAGGAGATAATTTGGgccagaaaaaaataacaacaataaataataagccTATAGAAATTAATCTACCCGATGCAGGGTTATAGCAGGATAATAATCATGTgctgtgaggggaaaaaactatAGACACTAAAAATGTTACCACAGAAAAGGTTCTAAACAATGTTAAGGTATAGTAATTCAAATAAAAGTGTGACTGTCTAATAGTAATTATTTGTGTGTTCAACTTCCTTTTCAGTTTGAATTTTTGTGAGCCTGTTTATTCTTGGTCTTAGTCTTTACTCAAATTTCCATTTAATTGTTGAGAAGATTGTTGTTTTGCCTGTATTTGggtgatttaaaaaatgctgagtAATTTGTAAAGGCTGGCAGTTCTGCTACATTCATAAAAATTTCCTGTTCTAAAGTATCTCTGAATTTAAATAAGgcaaatctattaataaaaaacttttcatcattagtagtaatagtagtgcTATATTAATTAGAACCTGTGCTGGAGCTCCAGGCTGCAGGCCCTCTGGTTGGCATGTTCCAGGGCCGAGGTGGTGCTTTCTAGCTGCTGCCGAAGTCTGGCCATCTCACGCTCCTTCTGTCTCTGCTCACGACGTTGACAGTCGAGCTCAGACTGACAGGCCTCCTTCTCCTGCTCCAGCCGTGAAACCTCCAGCATGGCTTCATCCCGCCTCTTGCTCAAAGAGTCGATTTCAAAGCTAGACTCCTTCAGCTCAGCTTCTAGTTCTTCCTCTCGTCGACGGGCAGAGTCCAAATTCCGGCCTAAACGTTCCAACTCCGCCTTTAGAGTTTGATTGTTCAACTCAACCTGATCACCCTTTACAAACGTAGAGAAGTAAAGAACTCAATTTATTACAGGTATGCAAGTCACCCAAAactttataaaacataaaaactcTGTCACCATGCGGAAATTGTCACTACATGTTTGATTAGCCACCAGtaagcaactttttttttacttatctaATCTCCTTTGGATTAGGTATAAATGTAGCTATAAACATGGTTCttacagctttaaaatgaccCTGATGAAAATTTTATTGGTGTGCATTTTCTCACCTTGCGCACTGAAGCTCGAAGAGAATCTATGGTAGCCTTGAGggtttctctctccctttccagtgcagctctctctccctctagcTGAGGAATAACTGCAGCCTCCATCTTCTGCAGCTCTGCTTGACTGCGCAGGCGCATCAGCTCCTCCTCCTGGTGCATGGATTCGCACTGCAAAATCTAGCAAACAAACACAGCTATGTAACTGCTAAATTCAATGCATTTCAaataacaggtttttttttggcttaaacATCTTTCAGAAAgttattttcattgttaaagTCGTTTCCCAAAAGACTGGCAGTGCCAATAAAAGACCTGCTCATAGTGGTGCCAATGGATTCAGCCTTTGCGTTATAACTACCAAAAAAAGAGCAATGGAGCaccacattatttttttttttatctatttatctctctctcttctaggtccctctctctcttctatctGTACTCTCTAGAGAAACAGCTTCAAATTTGCTTATGATCTCATATATAATTTACAGAGCCGAGTTACTATCATAACACCATCAcagatatattaatataaacatctaATGTGTTTCAGGGTGGGCTTTTCATTCTGCAGTTTATTTTATGAAGAGGTTTCTATAAATTCTGTGACTCACATGCCAATATCATTTATGACTTTGTTCTGGATATCACTAATTGCCTGTAATGGCTTGGGGAACTGATATGGGTTTTTGTATAAGTGTTTGAGCACTGTTATGTTAGGTCTGACATTTTGCATTTGAACATTTTTCCAACTTGTGAGTATCCATGTGTagctttgtttcttttcatttttggaTATTGGTTTTCTGTCCAGCACAGTTATTCATAATCATATTTTGTCTATTGTTAAAGTCTTTGGTACCTCTATCTGTTTCCTGGCCTCTGTGAGGCTTTCTGCTGCTTTCTTCAGTCTCTGGCTCTCAGCTTCCAGAAGAGCCAGTTTCTGCTCTGTCTCCCGAGTCTTCTTAGTCTGCTCACCCAGTTTGGAGTGTAGCTCT
It contains:
- the ccdc88b gene encoding coiled-coil domain containing 88A isoform X4, which produces MKCGTSTKQNRALQGEVRVSRSLRDEVDCLRERANKADQLQTELKTCTHRLRSMELYRTQLKEQQQYCASLQENKALLEEQLDDTRVRCSALRELEKDNLLLRQKLMDLEAERDVERQRVDELLEMNMRLQMDLKRPSLSVDVTQRVTHPHVLYSELESDEELQEPKTPEHHEGEHKPLSVEVNEASSLRLLGAENENAELRRRLERLQAEQEALQTQSPEVTETLQRQTDKLKQLEEEHQNTLKEFQNLKNENSSLKRSLEELEKIRLQEKQERSPGEVEKEIPRGECEGKDMGKEEEADKREKRKQEMIRAQREDGEGEEVLLKEKKEETENDPETKERGEAEGQKWTGTGKDKPESMTTKEESKSDDEMPMQKGKQEENAREIETEVNKLHREIHALTTQLQQAVEEADQQTNLVQELHSKLGEQTKKTRETEQKLALLEAESQRLKKAAESLTEARKQIEILQCESMHQEEELMRLRSQAELQKMEAAVIPQLEGERAALERERETLKATIDSLRASVRKGDQVELNNQTLKAELERLGRNLDSARRREEELEAELKESSFEIDSLSKRRDEAMLEVSRLEQEKEACQSELDCQRREQRQKEREMARLRQQLESTTSALEHANQRACSLELQHRRVCQELKELKETVVQLEELQKENQQMNAQNAENSTQITSLTQELASERVQSQKLTTQVAELNQSLEELDGKLKMANSQLTQLQTEHARVVSEVAAFSCNSGTEVAEDSKSNRQSPMQRENQEDPHISSKDRIAESQTSENAAIVASSEDTQSLEDNKKQSPKINSESQHHASVKLLSMEKENAMLQQERQTLLSQLAQSQTVCTHLREQLDSLQRHSISLQESCSKLQDLNTKLQVEQTSLSSQNASVLARCREIEVRCATLEADSKVWQKEKEESAVRCESLRRDHERLTALQQRQEAELEELLAKHSQLKSSGRGLEAQYRELEARHKELMKSKAKLEEAEEEIQAERERMERAVQEQTVREKELERLRMENERYVNQQKEWVQVQSELLAQVSVLRSEMSTAQIERTKLEGELNMLKEQNQQLDLNNVRLNSQHQLLTQLKGNMEEENRHLVEQNQSLAKENRALLERSLESRDQHHNQQREYLDKLNELRREKQKLVEKIMDQYRVLEPGMSATKQPKKSNWIADRMKKLIKPKGGKEGRAHFITIGSMDILEEPGDSVPSSPLTSAHSQEQDPSSAPASPSTLRRVSSQGDPDEPSKVVLRSARRKLGSSRHGWGLGKGREGGVSQSFSPGDRRSRPLQRLNPPSSALWEKDHDGSPTPSEEGRGESEENTTSEHSDSRVSSGAEDFHSSFDKPQD